One Simonsiella muelleri ATCC 29453 DNA window includes the following coding sequences:
- the accC gene encoding acetyl-CoA carboxylase biotin carboxylase subunit yields MLKKVLIANRGEIALRILRACREMGIATVAVHSEADRESLHVKLADESVCIGPAPSPQSYLQIPALIAAAEVTGADAIHPGYGFLAENANFAEQVEQSGFIFIGPKADTIRLMGDKVSAKKAMIASGVPCVPGSDGALPDDSDEILKIAEKVGFPVIVKASGGGGGRGMRVVEKKEDLIQSVEMTKAEAQAAFGNPMVYMERFLQRPRHIEIQILADEHGNAIYLGERDCSMQRRHQKIIEEAPAPFITPEERAKIGMACAEACKRIGYRGAGTFEFLYEDGEFFFIEMNTRVQVEHPITELITGVDIVQEQLRVAAGLSLQYEQKDIQIEGHAFECRINAEDPYTFIPSPGVIESCHLPGGFGVRVDSHIYQSYRVPSNYDSLIGKVCVHAKTRPQAIAKMLVALNELAITGIKTNAPLHRELFCDKDFVTGGTSIHYLEHWLAERKERLAKEQK; encoded by the coding sequence ATGTTAAAAAAAGTTTTAATCGCCAATCGTGGCGAAATCGCTTTACGCATTTTGCGTGCTTGTCGTGAAATGGGCATCGCCACAGTCGCCGTGCATTCCGAAGCCGACCGCGAGAGTTTGCATGTTAAATTAGCAGATGAAAGCGTTTGTATTGGACCTGCGCCATCGCCACAAAGCTATTTGCAAATTCCTGCACTGATTGCCGCTGCCGAAGTAACAGGTGCAGATGCCATTCACCCTGGATATGGATTTTTAGCAGAAAATGCCAATTTTGCCGAACAAGTAGAACAATCTGGCTTTATTTTCATTGGACCCAAAGCCGATACCATTCGCTTGATGGGCGACAAAGTTTCCGCGAAAAAAGCCATGATTGCATCTGGCGTGCCATGCGTACCTGGTTCAGATGGGGCATTGCCTGATGATTCTGATGAGATTCTGAAAATCGCGGAAAAAGTTGGTTTTCCTGTGATTGTGAAAGCATCGGGTGGTGGTGGTGGTCGTGGTATGCGTGTGGTTGAAAAAAAAGAAGATTTGATTCAATCGGTTGAAATGACTAAAGCCGAAGCGCAAGCCGCATTTGGTAATCCCATGGTTTATATGGAACGCTTTTTGCAACGTCCACGCCACATTGAAATTCAGATATTGGCAGATGAGCATGGCAATGCGATTTATTTGGGTGAACGCGATTGCTCTATGCAACGCCGCCATCAAAAAATCATTGAGGAAGCCCCTGCGCCTTTTATTACGCCCGAAGAACGTGCCAAAATCGGTATGGCTTGTGCGGAGGCATGTAAGCGCATTGGTTATCGTGGTGCGGGTACATTTGAATTTTTATACGAAGACGGCGAGTTTTTCTTTATTGAAATGAATACGCGGGTGCAAGTGGAGCATCCAATCACCGAATTAATTACGGGTGTGGATATTGTGCAGGAACAATTGCGCGTGGCGGCTGGCTTGTCGTTACAATATGAACAAAAAGATATTCAAATTGAAGGTCATGCGTTTGAATGTCGCATCAATGCGGAAGATCCGTACACCTTTATTCCGAGTCCTGGTGTCATTGAATCGTGCCATTTACCTGGAGGATTTGGGGTGCGCGTGGACAGCCACATTTATCAAAGTTACCGCGTGCCGTCTAATTACGATAGCTTGATTGGTAAGGTGTGCGTTCATGCGAAAACGCGCCCACAGGCAATCGCGAAAATGTTGGTTGCACTCAATGAGTTAGCCATTACAGGCATCAAAACCAATGCGCCTTTACATCGTGAATTGTTTTGTGATAAGGATTTCGTAACAGGCGGTACAAGTATTCATTATTTGGAACATTGGTTGGCAGAGCGTAAAGAACGTTTAGCCAAAGAGCAAAAATAA
- a CDS encoding universal stress protein, producing the protein MYKHLVVAVDGSMSSLNALQHAASLALQSNSELTLVNVANPTEYMTLAPEFLQHESYEEAAIANSNQVLQEAVAAAKAAGVTNVKTHLLIAVKGAKDMAQELVNYADQQGADLIVMGTHGRGGLMHLLMGSFAETVMRQSHLPLLVIRSQTDEFE; encoded by the coding sequence ATGTATAAACATTTGGTTGTCGCTGTAGATGGCAGCATGAGTTCACTCAACGCCTTGCAACACGCCGCAAGTTTGGCACTACAAAGCAACAGCGAATTGACATTGGTCAACGTGGCAAATCCCACAGAATACATGACACTCGCCCCCGAATTTTTGCAACATGAAAGCTACGAAGAAGCCGCCATCGCCAACAGCAATCAAGTGCTGCAAGAAGCAGTGGCAGCAGCAAAAGCGGCTGGCGTTACCAATGTGAAAACGCATTTGCTGATTGCCGTAAAAGGCGCAAAAGACATGGCACAAGAATTGGTAAATTACGCCGACCAACAAGGTGCAGATTTAATTGTAATGGGAACACACGGACGTGGCGGTTTGATGCACTTGCTGATGGGCAGTTTTGCGGAAACCGTGATGCGTCAAAGTCATTTGCCATTATTGGTTATTCGCAGTCAAACTGATGAGTTTGAATAA